In one candidate division KSB1 bacterium genomic region, the following are encoded:
- a CDS encoding DUF4252 domain-containing protein, with protein sequence MRRATCLLLAFACTFIFGCAGVDGNFCRVRDLVVQSIGTREVVTEFQIGLGPGLLWLGGTAARLASGEDEAAGLLLDIHAVQVGVYRLRGEVTDAGRTPAALVRRLAKRGYEPIVKVCDKGEATVVFARMRKERLQALLVVAIDGEELVLAEVRGRLERVVQEAVRNRGLRTKKAIAVVSNRGTS encoded by the coding sequence ATGAGAAGAGCGACGTGTCTTCTGCTTGCCTTCGCCTGCACTTTCATCTTCGGCTGTGCGGGCGTGGACGGCAACTTTTGTCGGGTGCGCGATCTTGTGGTCCAATCCATCGGCACCCGGGAGGTAGTCACGGAGTTTCAGATTGGCCTGGGGCCTGGATTGCTGTGGCTCGGCGGGACAGCGGCGAGGCTGGCCTCAGGCGAGGACGAGGCGGCCGGTCTCCTGCTCGACATCCATGCCGTGCAAGTGGGCGTATATCGCCTGCGTGGCGAAGTGACAGACGCCGGGCGAACCCCAGCTGCATTGGTGCGTCGTTTGGCCAAGCGGGGGTACGAGCCCATCGTCAAAGTCTGTGACAAAGGAGAGGCGACCGTTGTCTTTGCCCGGATGCGCAAGGAGCGCCTGCAGGCCCTTCTTGTCGTGGCCATCGACGGAGAAGAACTGGTACTGGCCGAGGTGCGGGGCCGGCTGGAGAGAGTGGTCCAGGAGGCAGTCCGCAATCGGGGCCTGCGCACCAAGAAAGCCATCGCTGTGGTTAGCAACCGCGGTACGTCTTGA